tgtgtgtgtgtatgtatgtgtatgtatgtgtgtgtgtgtgtgtgtgtgcgcgtgtgtgtttgtgtgcgtgtgtgtgtgtgtgtgtgtgtgtgtgtgtgtgtgtgtgtgtgtgtgtgtgtgtgtgcgtgtgtgcgtgcgtgggtGTTAACTACTTGCATAAACATACAAGCTATTTAGTGTTGGTGCAGAAGAGACATCCTATACGAAGAGAGAAAGAGTTATGGGTCGTCTCACCTGAGTGAGAGAAGATATAAGAGTACACCTGGTCGTGGAGGTCACCTCTCAGCTCAGCTAGGTCGGCACCTTCCGCCTGGCACAACGCCCTCATCGAGGCCCACGTTCCCTTCACATACATGTAAAACTTTACGCACACCTGCGTCACTGCGTCCACGCTGAAGCTTAAATATTCGGCTGGGCATGACGCTGGAAAGGAAGCAACAACGAGCTGAGTTTAACGTAACATTGCGGGTGCTTGAAGAAGGTTAGAACAATGAGAAATCTTTGTTGTAATGTAAATATCACAAATAATATTCGATTACATTTCTTTTATAATACATGTCCAATATACATACTCAAACACTAGTCACACTGTTgtatgaagaattagatacatggGCAACAACTGGGTATTATCACTGTGTAAACGCTACGCCAACAAGTGGGTTTATCAGTACAAAACAGAAACAAACACAAAAGACTGCAGAGGTAGAAGAAGAAGCGGTAATTAGACCCTCGGTCTAGTAGCTGGTGTTCAGTAGTCTTGAATCTGAAGCACTGACAGGAAGATGTGAGCTTATGTACTGGAGTCAGGCGAGGTGCAGCAGATGTCACTGGTAAGCGGGATTCCATAGATTTCTtttagaaggaaaaaaaaacagtggGAAATACCACCTACTAGTGACAATGCCTTCATCAGCTGCGCCTTGTCTGACATCATCCTGCCTGCGCCTCAGGTTAATCAAGACTAcgatactgaccaccttctggTAGGTCGAGGGTCTGATTACCTAGTATTCTACCTCGTTATATTCTGTTTTCGTCCTGTATTGTACTGATCTAATTTTTCATCTTATCTGTAATGTATACCTTTGATGTTTTGACACTGTTTTATGCAGTTTGCCTTAGTAAGATTATCACAGCTTTTGCAATCTGGTTCTAATGAACACTATAATGTACTGTGCTGAATAGTAAATTATATTGTTGGGTGATACTGGTAAGTTTAGTAGCTTGGCTCTTTTTAATAGCTCTTGATTGTTGCTGCTTCGTTTCTGGACAATACCACTTAAATTTTCTTCATAAATAGTTGAAATTTATTATCACTGGTGCTGGTAAAGAGCTTTTGACCCAGAGCGCTGAATAAATTTGTGCTGTTAAGGGCAATAAGGCCTCAACTCACAAAGACGCATGTCAAGAATACCTTAATTCTCATGATGGCGGCTACAGTAAACTCTCAATAGACATACATATAAACACGCACCTCACAATGTGGACAATATACGCTATGTGAAACTCTCCTAGGTGCGTATATACTATTGCCGTGGAGGTACATCATGGGATAAATACATCACGTAGCTTATATACaatagtgtgcatattaattgggacaatgatgaaataagacatttggaaaattaatgaaaaatacaCGGCAGTGATATGGCAGATCAATGATTTAATAAGAAATTTGACTACTCTTTGCTTTTGTATGCACTGTTGCAGGCTTGGCATAGAACGAAACAATGTTCAACACATTTTGGGAAGTTTTTCATCGTTTTACCATGtcctaataacaacagcaattagCTGAACAGTCCTGCTTCACGATCCTGTGTCTGGCATGTTGTCCATAGATTCTCAactgggttgaggtcaggagagcgTTCAGGTCAGTTTAGAACGCTTAGCCCACTCCCTTAGAAGAATGTCAACATTTTTCTGAAAGTGCGGCATAGAGTAAGATTCTGCTGGATTTTGCTCTATGCCtcatgggaagcaaatgagtcgCCAAgtttgccttgtatttgtcactgttcatcgttccctcagcAATAATAAGCCGTtcagggcctttagcagtaaaactatcctaaacatcttaggtgggtgtATTGGtgcttgatgactgtgtccattATCAAGAGGTTCGGCTTTGCTctgtgtcactaccactgatctgtagcCATGTGCTTCAAAATGCGCCTCGTCCAAAAAAATAACTTTTCTCtattcatctgtcgtccatcctTCATGATCAAGTACCCACCACAGCCGTTTTTGCCtcataacaaccacccagggaggtactactgtccagtCAAATGAGTGCATAACGgaaacttgtaattgttttacaccattgctggtgtctttttttgttTTATAAATACACAAGATAACAAGTATATCTTAGGTCACAATACACATGCATGTATACGTTTtacatacacactcatctgagttttcttatatttttttcgtaatagctcttgttcttattaattcctttcatctccatggatgagtggaataagaatctttcctctttaagccatgtgtgttgtaataGCCGattaaaatgcagggagcaatgggctactaaccccttctccagtataGATTAATAAAAATAAAGAGAAGAAAACCTTTAAGTGTGGATGTTTGAATGtgagtggatgtagtgcagataagAAAGGGATGATTAAGGATGTTATTTATGAAAataagctggatgtcctggctctaaatAAAACAAAGCTGCagagggtaggagagtttcagtggggagaaataaatggaattaaatcaGGGGTTTCCAAAAGACTTAGTGC
Above is a genomic segment from Cherax quadricarinatus isolate ZL_2023a unplaced genomic scaffold, ASM3850222v1 Contig3043, whole genome shotgun sequence containing:
- the LOC128689015 gene encoding uncharacterized protein, with translation MKCVAALTFVFAALTATSGQASCPAEYLSFSVDAVTQVCVKFYMYVKGTWASMRALCQAEGADLAELRGDLHDQVYSYIFSHSGETTHNSFSLRIGCLFCTNTK